In bacterium, the following proteins share a genomic window:
- a CDS encoding hemerythrin domain-containing protein, with translation TYTETHFRDEEAYMAEIGYPALDNHRHEHEQLVEKVRRFQRRLEMERISMPVLEFLINWVGHHIMTSDQEIGRYARGLSGVEVEDEATSPAGSSL, from the coding sequence ACCTACACCGAGACGCATTTCCGGGACGAGGAAGCCTACATGGCGGAGATCGGGTATCCCGCCCTGGATAACCACCGGCACGAGCACGAGCAGCTCGTGGAGAAGGTCCGCCGCTTCCAGAGGCGCCTGGAGATGGAGCGCATCAGCATGCCGGTGCTGGAATTCCTGATCAACTGGGTCGGGCACCACATCATGACGTCGGACCAGGAGATCGGTCGCTACGCCAGGGGCCTGTCCGGAGTCGAGGTCGAGGACGAGGCGACCAGCCCGGCCGGATCCAGCCTGTAG
- a CDS encoding zinc-dependent peptidase — protein sequence MLDFFRRRRHAKLRARPFPAERLAVVERNVPFWRHLPADARAELLGLAQVFLAEKNFEGCGGLALTDEMRVTVAANACLLLLGRETGVYPRLQSVLLYPTTFVAQVAEEDGTGLVDEYDDEMDGEAWDIGAVVLAWDEVLHDARHGRDGRHVVLHEFAHQLDQETGEADGTPRLATGHAEWARVFAESYGKLQRDADKRRPTVLDTYGAEDPSEFFAVATESFFEDPVALRRRHADLYAQLQGLYRLDPAGLVASSSTSTPDRPLA from the coding sequence ATGCTGGACTTCTTCAGGCGACGACGCCACGCCAAGCTGAGGGCGCGGCCCTTCCCCGCCGAACGGCTCGCCGTCGTGGAGCGCAACGTCCCCTTCTGGCGCCACCTGCCAGCCGACGCGCGCGCCGAGCTGCTGGGCCTGGCCCAGGTCTTCCTGGCCGAGAAGAACTTCGAAGGCTGCGGCGGGCTGGCGCTGACCGACGAGATGCGCGTGACGGTCGCCGCCAACGCCTGCCTGCTGCTGCTGGGGCGCGAGACCGGCGTCTACCCGCGGCTGCAGTCGGTGCTGCTCTACCCGACGACCTTCGTCGCGCAGGTCGCGGAGGAGGACGGGACGGGGCTGGTCGACGAGTACGACGACGAGATGGACGGCGAGGCCTGGGACATCGGCGCGGTCGTGCTGGCCTGGGACGAGGTACTCCACGACGCGCGGCACGGCCGCGACGGCCGCCACGTCGTGCTGCACGAGTTCGCCCACCAGCTGGACCAGGAGACCGGGGAGGCCGACGGCACACCCCGCCTGGCGACGGGGCACGCGGAGTGGGCGCGGGTGTTCGCCGAATCCTACGGGAAGCTGCAGAGGGACGCGGACAAGCGGCGGCCGACGGTGCTGGACACCTACGGCGCCGAGGACCCGTCGGAGTTCTTCGCGGTGGCGACCGAGAGCTTCTTCGAGGACCCCGTCGCGCTGCGCCGCCGGCACGCCGACCTCTACGCCCAGCTGCAGGGACTCTACAGGCTGGATCCGGCCGGGCTGGTCGCCTCGTCCTCGACCTCGACTCCGGACAGGCCCCTGGCGTAG